Proteins encoded by one window of Candidatus Thermoplasmatota archaeon:
- a CDS encoding DNA topoisomerase I, which produces MSKLVISEKSSSARRIATILSNGKSKRQSIERVSSYHFERDGEDYSVIGLRGHIVGMDYPEELNSWAEINPKDLVRAKPEKKIIMKSIASALKTLAEGKDEVIVATDYDREGELIGVEALDIVKEVAPKAEFKRARFSALTKVDVERAFDELTEIDYALAESAETRQVIDLAWGATLTRFISLASGRLGREFLSVGRVQSPTLALIVDREKEIEHFEAKPFWDIRATFEKGIEFTGRHSHGRFWNKVDAETVLKSADGAKTGKVQLYEAKEAPERPPVPFNTTIFLMEANRLGFSASRAMSVAETLYTSGWISYPRTDNTVYPPTLGLKFLLEKLLGSAFSKEAKELLKQEKIVPTRGKSFATDHPPIHPVRGAKKSKITGDKWTIYELVCRRFLATVAPPALVKTSKAEIDVKKEVFVCEGREILDPGWRNYYPYYPAKESDLPELSEGESIKLLGVNMEEDKTKPPPRFSQGKLIQEMERLGLGTKSTRHEIIKKLYNRKYVEGKYLTPTVSARAVIDALGDHNVGIEKPEMTNLLEKDMLEIANGSKSGGQVVEESQDILEEVMETLQSNRKEIGGEIKRALRMQNYIGVCKSCGGDLNVIRSRAGQRFVGCSGFPECKVTHPLPQAGKVIPTMETCEECGSPMIEITERGGKENICVDAKCPTTRERNLLGTCSKCGGDLTIRYSKRGKRFVGCSSYPKCTNSFPLPQKGYIQPTKETCDTCGSPIITVLMRNRRKWTLCVNPDCKTKKFKQA; this is translated from the coding sequence GTGAGCAAGCTCGTCATATCCGAGAAGAGTTCCTCGGCACGGAGAATAGCGACCATCCTCTCCAACGGGAAGTCCAAGCGGCAGAGCATCGAGAGAGTCTCCTCGTATCACTTCGAGAGGGACGGTGAGGATTACTCCGTGATCGGTCTCAGGGGACACATCGTCGGCATGGACTATCCCGAGGAGCTCAACAGCTGGGCGGAAATCAACCCGAAGGACCTCGTGCGGGCAAAGCCTGAGAAGAAGATAATCATGAAGTCCATCGCCTCGGCCCTCAAGACCCTAGCGGAGGGAAAGGACGAGGTCATAGTGGCGACGGACTACGACAGAGAAGGGGAGCTCATAGGGGTGGAGGCCCTCGATATCGTGAAGGAGGTCGCCCCGAAGGCGGAGTTCAAGCGGGCGCGATTCAGCGCTCTGACGAAGGTGGACGTCGAGAGAGCGTTCGATGAGCTGACCGAGATAGATTACGCCCTCGCCGAGTCCGCAGAGACGAGGCAGGTAATCGATCTCGCATGGGGGGCGACCCTCACCAGATTCATCTCTCTCGCATCCGGTCGACTCGGGCGGGAGTTCCTTTCAGTTGGTCGCGTCCAGAGCCCGACATTGGCGCTCATAGTGGACAGGGAGAAGGAGATCGAACATTTCGAGGCCAAGCCGTTCTGGGACATACGCGCGACTTTCGAGAAGGGTATTGAGTTCACTGGACGGCACTCACACGGTAGATTCTGGAACAAGGTCGACGCCGAGACCGTCCTGAAGTCTGCCGACGGTGCGAAGACGGGAAAGGTGCAGCTATACGAGGCCAAGGAGGCCCCGGAGAGGCCCCCCGTTCCGTTCAACACGACCATCTTTCTGATGGAGGCCAACCGCCTCGGGTTCTCGGCCTCCAGGGCGATGAGCGTTGCGGAGACCCTCTACACGAGCGGATGGATCAGCTATCCCAGGACGGACAACACCGTCTACCCGCCAACGCTCGGTCTCAAGTTCCTATTGGAGAAGCTCTTGGGTTCCGCCTTCAGCAAGGAGGCGAAGGAACTCCTCAAGCAGGAGAAGATCGTCCCAACAAGGGGAAAGAGCTTCGCGACGGATCACCCGCCGATACACCCCGTGAGAGGCGCGAAGAAGTCGAAGATAACCGGCGACAAATGGACTATCTACGAGCTCGTCTGCAGGAGGTTCCTCGCAACGGTGGCGCCCCCCGCGCTGGTCAAGACGTCAAAGGCCGAGATCGATGTCAAGAAGGAGGTTTTCGTCTGCGAGGGGCGGGAGATACTTGACCCGGGTTGGAGGAACTACTATCCCTATTATCCAGCCAAGGAGTCCGACCTGCCGGAGCTGTCCGAGGGGGAGAGCATCAAGCTACTGGGAGTGAACATGGAGGAGGACAAGACCAAACCTCCGCCGAGGTTCTCACAGGGAAAACTCATCCAAGAAATGGAGAGGCTAGGTCTCGGCACCAAGAGCACGAGGCACGAGATAATAAAGAAGCTCTACAACAGGAAGTACGTCGAGGGAAAATACCTCACGCCAACGGTCTCTGCGAGAGCGGTCATAGATGCCCTTGGGGACCACAACGTCGGGATAGAGAAGCCCGAGATGACGAATCTGCTGGAGAAGGATATGCTAGAGATCGCGAACGGAAGCAAGAGCGGAGGACAGGTCGTCGAAGAATCCCAAGACATCCTCGAAGAGGTCATGGAGACCCTCCAGTCCAACAGAAAGGAGATCGGCGGGGAGATCAAGAGGGCTCTCAGGATGCAGAACTACATAGGAGTCTGCAAGTCCTGCGGCGGAGACCTGAATGTGATCAGATCCAGGGCGGGCCAGAGATTCGTTGGCTGCTCAGGCTTCCCGGAGTGCAAGGTCACGCATCCACTGCCACAGGCGGGGAAGGTAATCCCCACGATGGAGACGTGCGAGGAATGCGGCTCACCGATGATAGAGATCACAGAACGGGGAGGCAAGGAGAACATTTGCGTTGACGCCAAATGCCCGACGACAAGGGAGAGGAACCTGCTCGGCACGTGCAGCAAGTGCGGAGGCGACCTCACAATCAGATACTCAAAGAGGGGGAAGAGGTTCGTCGGCTGCTCCAGCTACCCGAAGTGCACCAACTCGTTCCCGCTCCCACAGAAGGGGTACATCCAACCGACAAAGGAGACATGCGACACGTGCGGATCCCCGATCATCACCGTCCTCATGAGGAACAGGAGAAAATGGACCCTCTGCGTCAACCCGGACTGTAAAACGAAAAAGTTCAAGCAGGCCTGA
- a CDS encoding ATP-NAD kinase family protein, whose product MPITHRMRTIGLVVNPIAGMGGRVGLKGTDGVLEKALELGGKPVAPEKMSKFLDTLSSLLKNENIDGIEWLTCGGSMGASYLEEFGKGPWEWEVVFKPGDPTAAEDTKDACSVFSERDAGLIVFCGGDGTARDIWKVVGNEIPMIGIPSGVKMHSGVFGMNPEAVAFIVLRLLLGELDVADGEILDLDEERYRAGEWHIRLFGIASTPNEPSYVQVGKMHAEAVPEEDMKSELAEHVAEDMSENKDTLYILGSGSTVAAISKEIGVDCSLLGVDAVYRGELLEKDLNEDRLLSLLDQYEEVKLVLTPIGAQGFILGRGNLQLSPAVIRRVGLNDIVIICTPGKLRRTPFLRVDTGDSDLDREFRAREYLTVVTGYRTMKLWKIAQ is encoded by the coding sequence ATGCCGATTACTCACCGGATGCGGACGATCGGTCTCGTTGTCAATCCCATTGCGGGAATGGGCGGTCGCGTGGGCCTGAAGGGAACGGACGGTGTCCTCGAGAAGGCGCTGGAGCTGGGCGGAAAGCCCGTTGCGCCAGAGAAGATGTCCAAGTTCCTGGACACGCTCTCCTCCCTGCTGAAGAACGAGAACATCGATGGAATCGAGTGGCTCACCTGCGGCGGGTCGATGGGCGCGAGCTACCTTGAGGAGTTCGGCAAGGGGCCCTGGGAATGGGAGGTCGTCTTCAAACCAGGAGATCCCACTGCCGCAGAGGACACGAAGGATGCCTGCAGTGTCTTTTCGGAGAGAGATGCGGGGCTCATAGTGTTCTGCGGCGGGGACGGCACCGCCAGAGACATCTGGAAGGTCGTCGGGAACGAGATCCCCATGATAGGCATCCCGTCTGGTGTGAAGATGCACTCCGGGGTCTTCGGAATGAATCCAGAAGCCGTGGCATTCATCGTGCTGAGGCTCCTCTTGGGCGAGCTGGATGTCGCGGACGGTGAGATCCTCGACCTGGACGAGGAGAGATATCGGGCGGGAGAGTGGCACATCCGGCTCTTCGGAATCGCGAGCACACCGAACGAGCCCAGCTACGTCCAGGTCGGGAAGATGCACGCCGAAGCTGTTCCAGAGGAAGATATGAAATCCGAGCTAGCGGAGCACGTCGCCGAGGACATGAGCGAGAACAAGGACACCTTGTACATACTCGGATCGGGCTCCACTGTCGCCGCGATATCCAAGGAGATAGGCGTGGATTGCTCGCTGCTCGGCGTGGACGCCGTCTATCGGGGTGAGCTCTTGGAGAAGGATCTTAACGAGGATCGGCTCCTTTCTCTCCTCGACCAGTACGAAGAGGTCAAGCTTGTCCTCACTCCGATAGGCGCCCAGGGCTTCATCCTGGGCAGGGGGAACCTTCAGCTCTCTCCAGCGGTCATCAGGAGAGTGGGCCTCAACGATATCGTGATAATCTGTACGCCAGGGAAGCTCAGGAGAACGCCCTTCCTCAGGGTTGACACGGGCGACAGCGACCTGGACCGAGAGTTCAGGGCCAGGGAATACCTCACGGTCGTGACGGGCTACAGAACGATGAAGCTATGGAAAATCGCGCAATGA
- the sucD gene encoding succinate--CoA ligase subunit alpha, which yields MSILVDENSRVIIQGITGHQGMFHAKAMLGFGTKVVAGVTPGKAGETVHGVPVFDSVHGAVKSTDADTSMILVPAPFALDASFEAIDAGIGLIVIITERIPFHDAIRIVAYARQKGTTIIGPNCPGVISPGKCKVGIMPSGIFEQGTVGVVSRSGTLTYEIVNAITESGLGQSTCVGIGGDPIIGSNIVEVLKMFEGDEETESIVIVGEIGGTAEENAAEHVKGMRKSVYAYIAGRTAPPGKRMGHAGAIIARGKGTAESKIAALNEAGVDVAKHPAEIAELIKGG from the coding sequence ATGTCAATACTCGTCGACGAGAACTCAAGGGTCATCATCCAGGGAATCACCGGCCACCAGGGGATGTTCCACGCCAAGGCCATGCTCGGCTTTGGGACCAAGGTCGTGGCGGGCGTGACTCCGGGCAAGGCCGGGGAAACGGTCCACGGCGTTCCTGTCTTCGATTCCGTTCACGGGGCGGTCAAGTCAACGGACGCGGACACGTCCATGATCCTCGTCCCCGCCCCTTTCGCCCTCGATGCCTCCTTCGAGGCGATCGACGCTGGAATAGGACTCATTGTGATAATCACGGAGAGAATACCATTCCACGATGCGATAAGGATCGTGGCATATGCGAGGCAGAAGGGAACGACCATCATAGGCCCGAACTGCCCAGGAGTGATATCGCCTGGCAAGTGCAAGGTCGGGATCATGCCGAGCGGCATCTTCGAGCAGGGAACTGTGGGAGTGGTCTCGCGCAGCGGGACGCTCACATATGAGATAGTCAACGCGATAACCGAGAGCGGTCTCGGTCAGAGCACTTGCGTGGGCATAGGTGGCGATCCTATAATCGGCTCGAACATAGTCGAGGTACTGAAGATGTTCGAGGGTGACGAGGAAACTGAGTCCATCGTCATAGTGGGCGAGATTGGCGGGACCGCGGAGGAGAACGCCGCCGAGCACGTCAAAGGGATGAGGAAGAGCGTCTACGCGTACATCGCGGGCCGCACGGCGCCCCCGGGCAAGAGGATGGGGCACGCCGGTGCCATCATTGCGAGAGGCAAGGGGACCGCGGAGAGCAAAATCGCCGCGTTGAACGAGGCCGGTGTCGATGTCGCGAAGCACCCCGCGGAGATCGCGGAACTGATCAAAGGAGGATAG
- a CDS encoding 50S ribosomal protein L40e encodes MARFPEAEARTLAKMICMKCYARNAMRATRCRKCGSKELRPKAKEPRRQ; translated from the coding sequence ATGGCCCGCTTTCCAGAGGCTGAAGCAAGAACGCTCGCCAAGATGATATGCATGAAGTGCTACGCACGAAATGCAATGAGAGCAACCAGATGCAGGAAGTGCGGGAGCAAGGAGCTCCGCCCGAAGGCGAAGGAGCCCAGAAGGCAGTAA
- the tdh gene encoding L-threonine 3-dehydrogenase, whose product MQEKMKAIVKVRPEEGGTEMQEVPVPKPKRNEALIKMEAVSICGTDVHIYEWDDWASKRINVPLIYGHEFSGVIEELGADVMGFEKGDRVSGECHVHDNTCFQCRTGNAHICENMKIFGVDMTGIFAEYSALPAANLLKSGDMPAKFVTIQDPLGNAVHTVFTTDVPGRNVAVLGLGPIGLMSVAVCKTVGARKVFGIGRKNKYRIELGKECGADFALSSLTDDVEKIVADNTEGRGVDVVLEMTGNPHAVNQGLDMLRPGGTLALLGVFSGPWTTDLNEKVIFKYTTIKGINGRLMFDTWYRMRGLLESGSLNLDPIVTHEMKFDQFEEGMAAMRSGNSGKVVLYMDWFKP is encoded by the coding sequence TTGCAGGAGAAGATGAAGGCCATTGTGAAGGTGCGACCAGAAGAGGGCGGCACGGAGATGCAGGAGGTCCCGGTGCCCAAGCCAAAGCGCAATGAGGCCCTGATAAAGATGGAAGCCGTCTCCATCTGTGGGACGGATGTGCACATATACGAATGGGATGACTGGGCTTCGAAGAGGATCAACGTCCCGCTGATTTACGGTCACGAGTTCTCGGGCGTGATTGAGGAGCTCGGAGCGGACGTGATGGGCTTCGAGAAGGGAGACAGGGTCTCAGGAGAATGCCACGTCCACGACAACACGTGTTTCCAGTGCAGAACTGGCAACGCCCACATCTGCGAGAACATGAAGATATTCGGCGTGGATATGACAGGGATATTCGCGGAGTACTCCGCGCTCCCGGCAGCGAACCTGCTCAAGAGCGGCGATATGCCCGCGAAATTCGTCACGATCCAGGACCCGCTGGGCAACGCCGTTCACACGGTCTTCACCACAGACGTCCCAGGAAGAAACGTGGCCGTCTTGGGGCTCGGTCCGATCGGGCTCATGTCAGTGGCGGTCTGCAAGACTGTCGGTGCGAGAAAGGTCTTCGGGATAGGTCGAAAGAACAAGTACAGAATCGAACTCGGGAAGGAATGCGGGGCGGATTTCGCGCTGAGCAGCCTCACGGATGACGTCGAGAAAATAGTCGCGGACAACACAGAGGGGCGCGGTGTGGACGTGGTCCTGGAGATGACGGGGAACCCCCACGCCGTCAACCAGGGTCTGGACATGCTCAGGCCGGGCGGAACGTTGGCACTCCTAGGCGTGTTCTCGGGCCCATGGACGACAGACCTGAACGAGAAAGTGATCTTCAAGTACACGACGATCAAGGGCATCAACGGACGGTTGATGTTCGACACCTGGTACAGGATGCGCGGGCTCCTGGAATCGGGGAGCCTGAACCTCGATCCCATAGTCACGCACGAGATGAAGTTCGATCAGTTCGAGGAGGGCATGGCCGCCATGAGGTCCGGCAACTCCGGCAAGGTCGTCCTGTACATGGACTGGTTCAAACCATAA
- a CDS encoding TlpA family protein disulfide reductase, which translates to MGFGMLPRKIVVPFVIVIVIVVVISVIALSGNQEPEDNTPPGKVSGLNAIDQRNGRILLVWDAAHDDVEVAFYNVFRDMNKLEKRPSVPITVDDPGDVRAPHEYRVQAVDESGNEGDISDAVNISSLPSDIIAPSKVTSLTVHTYDNQLNLTWEEAWDNDRVSGYHVYRNGKVLDFQPSRPLYYDFNVTPMLIHSYRVSAVDASGNEGPLSAETEGYLPPGRVGQMALDFNLTDVYDRDFSLNDFLGKVVLLDLMTIYCGACTDQALELVAVFNNYSPDDFQMISIDISLDADPQDLIIFKESFADDWFFAVDTDNVSEKYSTWGVPMEIVIDRSGEIAYVHVGLVSAEELEDVIDPLITT; encoded by the coding sequence GTGGGGTTCGGGATGCTGCCAAGGAAGATCGTCGTCCCGTTTGTGATAGTCATCGTCATTGTTGTGGTCATTTCAGTAATCGCCCTGTCCGGCAATCAGGAACCTGAGGACAACACCCCTCCTGGCAAGGTGAGCGGGCTGAACGCCATTGACCAGCGGAACGGAAGAATCCTCCTCGTTTGGGATGCCGCGCACGACGATGTGGAGGTCGCATTCTACAACGTCTTCAGGGACATGAACAAGTTGGAGAAGAGGCCGTCCGTTCCGATAACCGTCGACGATCCGGGAGACGTTCGGGCCCCCCACGAATACCGAGTCCAGGCTGTGGACGAATCTGGAAACGAAGGCGACATCTCAGACGCGGTCAACATCTCATCTCTCCCGAGCGATATCATCGCCCCGTCCAAAGTTACGAGCCTCACGGTTCACACCTACGATAACCAGTTGAATCTCACCTGGGAGGAGGCGTGGGACAACGACAGGGTATCGGGATATCATGTTTACAGGAACGGGAAGGTCCTCGACTTCCAGCCCTCAAGGCCGCTGTACTACGATTTCAACGTCACGCCGATGCTGATCCACTCGTACCGAGTGAGCGCGGTCGATGCCTCTGGGAATGAGGGTCCGCTCTCAGCTGAGACCGAGGGCTATCTCCCGCCAGGAAGAGTAGGACAGATGGCTCTTGATTTCAACCTGACGGACGTATACGACAGGGACTTCAGCCTGAACGATTTTCTGGGAAAGGTCGTGCTTCTCGACCTCATGACCATCTATTGCGGCGCTTGCACAGACCAGGCATTGGAGCTAGTCGCCGTGTTCAACAACTACTCTCCAGATGACTTTCAGATGATATCGATTGATATATCTCTGGATGCGGACCCCCAGGACCTCATCATATTCAAGGAATCTTTCGCGGATGACTGGTTCTTCGCCGTGGACACAGACAATGTATCCGAGAAGTACAGCACTTGGGGCGTACCCATGGAGATAGTGATTGACAGATCGGGCGAGATCGCCTACGTCCATGTTGGTCTCGTCTCCGCCGAGGAGTTGGAGGACGTAATCGACCCCCTCATCACGACCTAG